The Meriones unguiculatus strain TT.TT164.6M chromosome 16, Bangor_MerUng_6.1, whole genome shotgun sequence genomic sequence TAATAAGTGCCTTCAGGGCTGGGAAAACGGcttagtggttaagggcactggctgttcagACCAGAgagttcagttaccagcacccacacgatGGCTAACGTcatgtctctgtcacttttttcTGGCTTTTGAGGGCCCTGCAcgcacgtggtgcacagacacagattcacataaaaataaacgtagacttttaaaatgataatgGCCTTTATCAAGCATCCTTCGTGATCCTCGCTAATCAGTGGGGCCATGCTGGGAAGCAGGGGTTGACAGAAAGTCTGACACGGAGATAAGTAAAAGAATTGGCCCCAGCTGaacggtggtggtgcatgcctgtaatcccagtgctcaggaggcagaggcaggcagattgctgtgaattcaaggctaccctgttctacagagtgagttccaggacagccagagctacacagagagaccctgtcttgaaaaatcaaggagaaaaaaaaagtttcacagTGCTGAGGTGGGAACTGGACCCAGGCTTGAAacaaatacacttaaaaaaaaaatcattatctgttgtaggcataaggttattatgtaattcaaatgctgacttctgtatCCCCCATATTTGGTTGCATTCCTTGTTCTAAGAATTTACTGTCTTAATACTGTGTAGAAACTGCTCCTCAATTGtcctaatatgaaaaaaaaaaaaaaaaaaagcagcttacagccaattgctAAACAGGGAAGAGAATAGGACTGGACTTTCTGCCAGCTCgtggaggaggagttagaggagaaaGTGAGGGATTCAGCCACAGGTGAAATGAGATCAGAAGAGAAGCTGGagcagaaaagctacaaagtgcaagtatctctggggtGTGCGTTGGAAGAAAGCCAAactagcttagagggttaagaatggaCTCATAACTGCTcggttcttgtgctgtgaagcttgtcaAAAGAATATattagggctgaggagatggctcagcagctaagagcactgtctgctcttccagaggtcctgagttcaatcccagaaactgcatggtagctcacaacgatctatactgggatctgatgccctcttctggcctgcaggtgtacatgatgacaaaacactcaaatacatacattaaaaaatctttaaaaaaatataatagagtctcaattatttgtatgatagccgggttaagagagaaactgaggaatgaacacagttttataaaaataactaacaatTTGCGGACTCCTTATTTTGCCTGGCAGGTAtttcacatcacatcacatcacatcacgtGCCACTGTAGCTACCTTTTACCTCTTTGTGAGTTCtcctttttccaaccctttatcccagccttccctcatccctcattcCACCCCCATCACTagctaggagagaaagaaggatctAGGGGTGAAAGAGAGATCAagatccttgaatctaatttctttcttctttgagcacaactactACCAAACTTCAACAAATGACCATCAACCACCAATCATGCCTCTTGGGGGCCCTAGCAATTgtatatcctctgaaaagttcccagaattccaaatgtcacacactcacagaaactatcCCCAGCTGGGAAAACCCTGACagctctgctagagcacgaggcaaatcagtCTGCTGCTGTGACGCAGCCCCGTATCCCCACACATGGGGCTAAAATAAACACATTCCACAAAACGTCTGTGCTTTTTAAAGGggccaaaattccagaattctcactacaggcCACTGCATATTTATATGTGAAAATTACATGTAGACTGAAATTGTCATAAGCCCTACTGCCTTGACAAGACTTCTGTCCCTAGGAACTGTGATGTCTCCAAGCCAGCAGTTGCCACTGTGGGCAGCCACGTGCCCTCCATCAATGCTTCCATGGAGACGTCTTAGCTGAGAGTAACGGAAGTCACCGTGTCTTATGCTGCTATGATAGGATACCACAGACTAGGCACCTTATAAGGAAGAGAAGTTGTTTTGAGGATATACCATAACAGACCGATTGCCTAAAGTGGACAAAGCCCAGGGTTCAGTCCTCAgttcccaaaaggaaaaaaaaaatctctctcacCATTCTGCACAGGGAAAATCTAAGGTGGAGGTCCAGGATGAGCATACAAGAGGAGCTGGAGATgttaccttgttttttgttttttttttccagagctgaggacggaacccagggccttgcgcttgctaggcaagcactctaccactgagctaaatccccaaccccgagGCGCTGGAGATGTAAGCTTACTTGGTAGAGTACCTGGCACACATGTCTGAAGTCCTGGTGTCCATTCCCAGAACCACACAAtcctggacatggtggtgcacacctgtaattccagcaaagGCAGGTCGGAGGCAGGAGGGCCAGAAGTTCAAAGCTGGGGCTGGGAGACGGCGTGAGGATGAGAGTGTGAATGACCACAAACCCAGGTAAATGCCAGGTGGGTATGGTAGCAATTTTACTCTTCCAAAGCAGAGACAGGGCATCCCCAGAGCAAAGTGACTAGAGATACTTGCCACGTCGGCAAGCCCTGGCTTTGCTTGAGAGGCTTTGCCTGAGGAGGAAGAATGATGTAGAATGATTCCTGACATTAAACTCACATGCACATTGTGTCCTCACACACCACACCCacgcagatttttttttttttaatcaagactatattgtgagttcaaggtcagccttggctacggGAGACCCCGAGAACACCAAGGGGCGGGGCACACCGTGACCAGTCCTACCTGCGGAGCCTCCACccgctttttgtttttccacccAGTGAGTTTCCTGGGGTTGTTTACAGTGCCGGGTAAGCTTGCTGCGTCCTTTTCAAATTATGCACACCACTGACTTCTGGGTGTGCCAAATCAAGCTCGTTGTTTTTCTTTcggtatgtagcccaggctggctccgtGGCTCGAGCGTGTGACCTTACGGGCACGGGCCACCACAACCTGTTCAGGCTAGCTCTGATAACTTCAGAAACCTGAACCTCGGAGCTGGGAGGTGTAGCTCAGCAGACACTGTGGGAGAGGATGAATCCATgcctcaaaaccaaaacagacaacAGACCCCAAACAACAGCACCCCACCCCCGCGATCTGATCCTTAGTATAATTAGCAAAAGTAATGTGAAGAGCCTGCGAGAGAATCGCAGCCTGGACCCCAGCGGGAGCCCCCGCTTCTCGCTGCAACCTGTGCCTAAGAGAGGGGCGTCTTTGCAGCCGCGCCTCCCCACACTCGTCCCGGTGGGTTCGCACTTCACTTTTTGGCTAGTTCACCCGTCCCCCCGCCTTTTTTAAAATTCCCTCTGAGCCCATCCACGCTGAGGAATGAGATCCGGATGTACTGCAGCTTCCGCAGGAGGCACCTCGGGTCCCCGCGCCCAGGTACGGCCTCCCCTTTCCGCGAAGATGGTTGCGCCCACGCCAACCCGGAGGTGCTTGAGGTCCGTCCGGGGTCATGGATCCGCAGGGCCGCAGCCCGGGCGGAGCACCGGCGTCCGCCGAGCCTGCCCCGTCCTCGGTGACCCTGGCAGAGCTCCTGCGGCTGGTCCAGAAGGGCCAGGAGCTTCCGGGTCTGGAGAAACGCCACATCACTGCGACCCGTGGCGAGCCCACGGCGTCGCTGCTCCCGCGGAGGCCCAAGCCCTGGGAGGACGCGGGCTCGGCCGCCTCCTCCCGCACCACCGCCCTAGATGCCAGGACGCAGCCCCCGACCGCGGAGGAGCCGTCAGGGGCCAGCCCGGAGGCCCAGCTCGGCGGAGGCCCCGGGGATTCCTGAGATCCGGAGGCGCGGCTGGATCCTGCAGCAGCTTGAGGGTCTGGACACCCGCCACCCTGACTCATGCTTCTGCATCTGCCCTGACCTGTCTCAGTCGGAACTAGTCTTCCTGGAGCAGTCAGCGTTGCCCAGTAATTTTGGTTTTGGACTCTGAATTTTAACTGTGTAACGTGTTCAATCCATCTGTGTAATTGAAACAACTGTTAATTTTGTTTGTCACAGGAGCAGGACATGACTTCCCGGGTCAGCCTATCCTGACGATAAAGTGAACCTGGGATCCAAAAGGCATTTTGTAGTTGTTTTGGTTTGATAATTCGTTTCCGGAACGTTGCAGCAAGTGAAATCCTTAGAAATCCTGGCTTTTGGAATCGGCGAAGGCAGGCAGTTTGTTCTTTAGTGCCTCTGAGGACCTGTGGGAGTCACGTGTCGGTCCCAGGAATCGAGCTCTGGCTTGGCAGCAGGCCtttcctactgagccatctccagggctggaactggagttgtcagctgccatgtgggtgcggATTTCTGAAAGGGCACCAGGCGCTCTGAACCGCGGAGCCACCTTACCAGGCCCCTAGGACTTATTTGTGAAACCATAGATAAGTTTCACAGTGTGTAGCATGTAGTGTCACGTGCCCTGGCACCAGGCGAACAGCTCCGAGCCACTCGGCTCCCTCAAGGTTTTTGAGGTTttatagccctgactggccttgaattcagagatctacctctgCAGTGACAACAAGCTTTCTAGCAGTCTTTCAAACTGGCTCATGGCATCAACCATTTCCTGTAACAATAAAACCCAAATGGCAGCATGGCAGACAGGAAGTCTACCCGTGTAGTTTAGTGACTAAAGTAGACCCAGCTCCCCCCAGCAATGGGAAGTCCCAACCCTAGTTTTGGGGATTCAATCATGGGTAAATTAGAGGTAAATACCCCGAAACTGTCACCACCCATGTTACATAACTTTGGGGCTGGAGCCACGTTTAGGAGCCCTTGCTTCTTCAGTGAGCTGGAgctgttcccagcaccacacctgCAAGCCTTCACTGCCTGGGACTTCAGCTCCCCGGCAGTGGACATCTGGCTACTTTGGACCACAGTGATATAGactcacacaaaaataaatcttaaaataaccTTTTATTTATATAGAATTATGTAAATTGTTTTAAACTCTGAGCAAGGCAGACACCTGAAGACACCAGGTCCACTTTTCAGGTCAGAACTGCCTTGCTTCCTTAGGTCATTCAGGGCCTCACACACAGCAGGCAAGAACGCCAACACTGCAGTGCTCCCTGCGGTTAACACAATTTTAAATACCTGTGACCCTTTCTATTGGACCACAATGCACCTTTGGCTACATTACCCAATGCTCTCCAAGAGCAGAGTAGCACTGGTCTCTGGCAGATTTTTCTCTGGAACCCACTGACCTTGTAATTGGCAtgttcttttcaagacaggaccTCAAGATATAGTCCAAGCTGGcactgacctcacagagatcaacccccctctgcctccatagtgctgggactaaaggcatgtactactCTGCCCATGCTGGCACTGTTAACTGAGTTTCACAGTGATGTTTGGAAGGGCCTAATGAAATCAAGGTTCCAGGAAAGCTCAAGCGAAATAGTTAAGAATGTGGGCCCATGGTGTGGGCTTTAAGGTAAGGGCTGACACGGGAATCTCAGATGCCCAGGGTGAAATTTAGTGGGCATTTCTGGGTTTATGTGGTTTAGGAAAGTCTATCACCACATTCTTTTAACAATTTCTGTTAGCAGCCCTGaggtcctggaactctgtatagTAGGCTCCCCTTGAACtcggatctgcctgcctctgcctcctaagtgctcagGAGGTTCACCACCAGGCCAGCCAGTCACTAGTTCTTAATAGGAAACAACCAACTTGACAGCTAAGCTTGAGTCTCCTCCTCCAGCACAGACTGACAGGAGATTAACAGACCCATGCTCATAAAAGCAGGCTGTCCTCACACAAGACGTCTGGGTGCCATGCCAAGAGGGTGTGTCCCACTGCCAGGGAGGGCCAAGCAAAGCCTCTGTAtagatgtgtgtatgttttcctaGCGAGGGATCCCCCATCGTAAATCCTGAGCTATATAGGAAAGGATTGGCCTTGTAGGTCAGGGTACAAATGCCACCACACTGACTTGGGGATAGGCATGTTCCAAAGCTGACATTGAAGTTGTAATGGTCTCACAGCACAAGACTAACAAGCTTCCAGACTGGGGATCTTCACACCTACAATCTCAGCACctaggaagatgaggcaggaggactgctatGGAGTTTAAGGACGCCATGTAAAAAATACCAAGAACCCTTTCTTCCAGATTCAGGCACGCCCCTCGGTCTGGTCCGTTGCTTTGAGAGTCTTGGAGGGATGGAAGGATGTCTGGGCTATCTGCCCACCCAACAATAAACATATAAAGGTAGGACGAAGCAGGGCAACTctttcctccatggcctgtgtTGGTTTCAGAGACAGGGGCAGCCACTGTGGAGAGTAATAGTCCTTTTCCATAGACCTGGGTTGTGTTGAGGTGTTTGTGATGCCCAGACCCTATTGTCTTTCTCTT encodes the following:
- the C16H6orf226 gene encoding uncharacterized protein C6orf226 homolog, with the translated sequence MDPQGRSPGGAPASAEPAPSSVTLAELLRLVQKGQELPGLEKRHITATRGEPTASLLPRRPKPWEDAGSAASSRTTALDARTQPPTAEEPSGASPEAQLGGGPGDS